Genomic window (Candidatus Manganitrophaceae bacterium):
TTATTCCAGTTACCAAAAAACCTATTCTGCACAGGCGACTGAAGATCGAGGCCACTCCGATGATTAAGGTGTTTAACCGAAGTCTCCCGACACGCAGCATCCTCTTCTGCGGGATGGAAAGCTTTTTAATCTGGCTCTCCGTGACCCTGAGCCTTATCCTGGCGCCGTTGTCGGGCCGTCCGCCCGGTGCCGACGGCTGGTGGAGCGCCATTCATGGCCTGGTCATCACCGGAATCTTCCATCTCGTCCTCTACTATGCCGATCTTTATGATTTCACCATCTTCCCCCCGGATCACCGCCATTTGATCCGCCTGGTCCGGGTTGGCGGAATCGGCCTGTTGGTCTTTGCGGGCATCTCCGTCCTCCTCCCCGCATCGGCCTTTCCGGCGGGGCTCCGACTGGCCGTCATCATGGGACTCCTCTCCATTTTCTTATGGCGGGCAATCTACAGCCGGCTTCTGGACGGCGTCGAAGAGCGGATCTTGATCCTCGGCACGCAGGATGTGGCCCGCCGGGTGGCGCAGGAGATGCTCAAGAGAAAGGGGCTCGGCTTCAAGGTGGTCGGCTTCCTCGATGAAGATGCCCGGCGGCTGGGGGAGAGTTTGGTTAATCCGAGGATTATCGGAACCTATGACAACCTCCCGACCATCGTTGCCAGGGAGCGGATTGATCGGGTGATCATCGCCGCCTCCGAGCGCCGGGGCCGGCTTCCGATCCCGGCCCTCTTGGGCGCCCGCGCCCAAGGGGTCGAATTCATGGAGGGGACCCGCTTTTATGAACAGGTCAGCGGAAAGGTCTTTCTTGAAGACATTAAGCCGAGCGGGTTTATCTATGCCGACGGCTTTAATCGATCGGGTTTTGCGAAGTGGAGCAAGCGGGTCACCGGCATCCTCTCCTCCACGGTCATCCTGATCGTCACCTTTCCAGTGATGGTTCTTTTGGGCATTGCGATCAAGCTCGACTCTCCGGGGCCGATTTTTTTCCGGCAGGAACGGGTGGGGGAAGAGGGGCGGCCGTTCATGTTGTTCAAGTTCAGATCGATGCGTCACGATGCGGAGAAATTGACCGGACCGGTCTGGGCCGAGAAGGACGATCCCCGGGTGACCCGCATCGGAAAGGTTTTACGAACGCTTCGATTAGATGAGCTCCCGCAGATCATCAACGTTCTGAAAGGGGAGATGAGCTTCGTCGGACCCCGACCGGAACGCCCTTACTTCGTTGCGCAGCTCTCCGAGCAGATCCCGTTCTATGCGCTCCGGTTTGCAGTCAAGCCGGGGGTCACCGGATGGGCCCAGATCCGCTACCCGTACGGCGCTTCCGTGGAGGATGCCAGAGAGAAATTAAGATATGATCTTTTTTATATTAAGAACATGTCGTTTTTCTTTGATCTCTGGATCATCTTCCAGACGATTAAAATCGTTTTATTTGGAAGAGGGGCGCGATGAAGCGGCAGAGAGGGGCGGAGAGCAAACGGGCTTTGATCCAGGAGGTTCTACGGCCGACCCTGAGATGGACATCCCCAGTTGGAGGGGGCGTTCAGGCGGAGTAAGGGACCTCACAGCGCTTATTTACTGCTCCACTTTACAATCAGGCAAAGGTACAACACTATCGTGGTGAAGGCTGTTTTCTGGTTCTCATTTTTGGTGATCGTCTATACCTACTTCGGTTACCCATTGATCTTGTCCACATGGAGATCGATGAAGCGAAAGCAGGTTCGGAAGGAAAGCATGCTTCCGTCCGTTTCGGTCATCCTGGCGGTGTATAACGAGGAGAAGCTGATCGAGCAGAAGCTGAGAAATCTTTTTGAACTCGAATATCCCTCCTCTTTGTTGCAAATCATCGTCTCCTCCGACGGCTCCGAAGATCAGACGGAAGCGAAGGTTGCCTGCTGGCAGGAAGCGCATCAAGACGGTCCGGTGCTGATGCTGCTGACCGCGCCGGCCCACGTCGGAAAGGCGGCGGCCCTCAACCGGGCGGTGGCCCATGCGTGGGGCGAGGTCGTCGTTTTCATCGACGCCCGGCAAATACTCGATCGGAATGCCATTCTCCACCTTGTTTCCAACTTTGCCGATGAGCGGGTCGGGGCGGTCAGCGGCGAGTTGATCTTAATGGACCGGCCGGGGGGGAAAGGGGTCGTGAGCGTCGGCCTTTACTGGCGCTATGAGAAGTGGCTCAGGAAGATGGAGAGCGACGTCGACTCGATGCTGGGAGCGACCGGAGCGATTTATGCGCTGCGCCGATCGCTCTATGATCCGATCCCGACCGAGACGATCTTGGATGATGTGCTGATCCCGATGCAGGCGGTCTTCAGAGGATACCGTGTGGTCTTCGAGCCAAAGGCGCTTGCTTATGACTTCGTCCCGAGGCGGGCGGAGAGCGAGTTCCTCCGGAAGGTTCGAACGCTTGCGGGAAATTACCAGCTTTTGTGGGAGGTCGGCGCCCTCTGGTCATTGAAAAAGAACCGTCTCTTCTTCCAGTTTTTCTCGCACAAGGTGGCGCGGCTCTTGGTCCCCTTTATGTTGATTTTGCTCCTTCTTTCCAACCTATTTTTGACGCAGGGGATCTATTTTATCTTCCTGCTACTTCAACTGGTCTGGTACAGCCTGGCCTTATTGGGAGGGATGTCATATGCGAAGGTCGACCCAAAAACATCTTGAGCAGACGTCCGATGCCGAAGAGACCGAGGCGGCAACGGGAGGGGAGCCGACTCCGCTTCCCTCTTCTCCGGAGGCGCCGGCGCGGGGTGTCCGTTTCTCACTTGGAATCCTTCGTGGAATCCTTCAGTTTCCTTATGCCTTTGTCATCATGAATACGGCCGCGATCGTCGGCCTCTATGCATTTCTTCGACGACGAAAAAATATTTGGGTTCGCTCCACCGAAACGGATGCCTGGGAGATCGCAGACGGATCGGCCCTTCCCGTGCCGGTGACGCCGCCGACCAATTCGGGGAGAAAGGCCGCCTAAGGGCGAGAGGAGATGCGTGGACTATCAGGTTGAAGAAATCTCCGATTTCGACCGCTTCACAACGCTGGAGAAAGAGTGGAACGCCTTACTGGCGGCCGCTCCGATCAATGCCCCATTCCTGCGCCATGAATGGTTCCGGATCTGGTGGAAAGCATTCGGTGAAGGGAAGCGCCGGATGGCGATCTTGACGGTTCGGGCGCAGGGAGGCGCCCTGGTCGCAATCGCCCCTTTAATGGAAGAGCGCGGGTTCCGGGTCGGAATCCCTTGTCGCATCTGGACCTCGCTCTGCAATGACCATTCGTGTCGGTTCGATTTCATTCTGGCCGATCTCTCCGAGGAAGCGCGCGCAGGGATATTCAAAGCGCTCACCGACTACCTTTCGGCGCGCCGGCCGCGCATCCATTTCCTCGAGCTGCAGGATCTGCCGGCCGATTCCCCGACGTTGACCCACCTCACGGCGGCGTCGGGCCGGGGAGGGCGGCGGTTGGGAATGCGTCCTTCTCTTGAAACGCCGATCCTTCCCATGCAGGGGAAATGGTCCTCCTATTTTGAGTCGGTCTCGGGAAATTTGCGTCGCAACCTCCGCCGCCGTCGCAGGCAGCTGGAAGAGCAGGGGAAGGTCGCCCTGGTCTGTGTCACCGGGGATTCGCGGGACGGGGGGACGGCCGGTTTAATCCCGCATTTGGAAGAGGGTTTTCGGATTGAGGCGATGGCATGGAAGGGGGCCGCGGGAACTGCGATCGATGGAAACGGGGGGTGGTCCGAGTTCTATTCGGAGTGGGCCCATACGGCGGCGGAACGCGGGTGGCTCCGTCTCTACTTCTTGAAGCTCGACGATCGACCGATCGCCTTCTACTATACGCTGGTTTACGATCAAAAGCTCTACTATCTAAAGCTGGGATATGATCCGGCCTATGCCCGATATTCCCCCGGCATTCTCCTCCATCAGGAGATCTTGTCGGCCGCCTTTCAAGAGGGATTGACCGAGCTCGATTTTCTCGGGCCGCGCATGGCTTGGAAAGAGGATTGGACGGCGCAGCTTCGCCCGCACCTCTGGCTTTATCTATTCGAGGGAGGGATGATTCCGCGGGCGATTTATTTGATCAAGTTTAAGCTCTTCCCCTATTTGAGGGAGATCTCCTGGTTGACTCGGTTACAGCGGCGGCTACTCCGCAAAGATGCGTTCGGCGTTTCGGCCAAGCCCGCCACCGAGCCGCTCCCGGAGGCGCCGTTTGAAAGGACCGCAGAAGCGGTGGGGAAGGAGGCGGCTTGAATACCGTGGCGGCGATAAACGGCAATCGGCGTCCCAAGCCCTATTTTATCCCGGTGCTTCCGGCCTTCTCGCCGACCTCGTTGGCGCGGCGCGGGGGGCCGCTCCCGTTTCCATTCAATCATCGAGGATATTACGACTACTACTACGGCCGCAACGCGGTCTGGCACGGGATGAAATACTTGGGGCTTCCGGCGGAGAGTCGTGTTCTGATTCCGGCCTATCATCATGGGGTGGAGGTGGAAGCGGTCCTGCAGGCCGGCCTCCGGGTCGACTTCTACCGGGTCGATCTGCAGCTTCAGATCGATCTCGAAGATTTGGAGAAGAAGATCACTCCCGACACCCGCGTGATCTATCTCATCTACTATCTCGGATTTCCGCAGCCGGTGGACGCGCTGCTCCGGCTTTGCACGAAATATCGGCTCTTATTGGTGGAAGACTGCGCCCTCTCCCTCTTCAGCGAGATCAACGGGAGGCCGGTCGGCTCCTTCGGCGACATTGGGATCTTCTCCTTTCACAAATCCCTCCCCCTTCCGAATGGAGGGGGCCTGGTGGTGAACCGGACCGATCGTCCGCTGCCGCCGCCGCGGGTGGGACCGCCTCTTGTTTCGACCCTGAGCCATCTTACCGGCGGACTCCTGAACCGATTTAAGATGTCGCACCCTGCAACCGGCGCGCTCCTTCATAACTACTCCAGAGAAGTCGTCGCGACCCTTCTGAAGGTGGGAAAGGTCGATCGGACGAGCGTCGCCAACATGGAGTTTAATCTGGGGAAGGTCGATTGGGGAATGTCGGCCGTCTCAAAGAGGATTCTCCGCTCGGTCAACGCCGCCGGCGTCGTTTCGCGCCGGAGAGAGAACTTCAACTATCTCCTCGAGCGGCTCGATCTAAAGGACCGGCTTGTCTTCACCTCGCTGCCGCCGGGGGTCTGCCCCCTCTTTTTCCCAATCTGGGTCGACGATAAAGAGCGCGCGTCAAACGCGCTGTTCGCCCGAGGGATTGAGTCGGTCGACTTCTGGGCCATTCCCCATCCTGCGGTTCCGCAGGGGGTGTACGCCGAGGTCGATTCTCTGCGTGCCCATCTGTTGGAGTTGCCGATTCATCAAACCCTCGACAGGGAGCATCTCGACTATATGGTTGAGGTGGTGAGGGAGATGCTTCGATGATTTCCAGAAGGATGGAGTCGCTGGTGCTGCCGGATGAAAAGGAGAGGGTCGCCGAATCGGGTCTCGAACGGGATCTTACGGTCGAGCAGATTTGGAGCGATCAGGAGCTCTTTGTATCGAGAGCTGCCTGGGAATCCCTTTTCAACGAGGCCGCGGTCCAAAACCCTTTCTTGAGCTGGGGATGGATCTCGGCTTGGTGGTGCCATTTCGGCGCCGGCAAGCAGTTGGCGGTTCTTTTCATCCGGCGCCGTGGAGAGCTGATCGGGATCGCCCCCTTCTATCAATCCGACGTCCGCTCCCTTGGAATGACCTTTCGCGCCCTCTCGCTTCTCGGAGATCAGGGGGTCGGATCGGATTACCTCGACTTCCTCTCGCGAAAAGGGTGTGAGCGGGAGGTGGCCGAAGCGGTGATCGGCTATCTGTCGAAGGGGGCGCATGGGTGGGACATTATCACCCTCCGCCATCTGGCGCACGATTCGATGCACCTTCCGGTCCTTCTCGGCGTCTCCCAGCGGGGATGGCAGGTTCGGCAAGAAGAAGGGGAGGTCTGCCCTTATCTCACCTTGCCGCCGACTTGGGATGATTATCTCAACCGGCTCAGCAGCAGCATGCGGTATACGATTCGCCGGAAGCTGCGCGCCCTGGAGCGGGAACACCGTGTGGAGTGGGTCGTACTCGATCAGCCGGAGTCGGGCCGGGTGGGGATGGAGCGGCTGATCGCGCTTCATCAGAAACGATGGTCGGAGCAGGGGGGATCGGACGCTTTCGTCAGTGAGGTAAAAACCCCCTTCCACCGCGAGACCGCCGACTATTTTTTCCAGAAGCGGATCGCCCGGCTCTTTTCCCTTCAGGTTGACGGCGAGACGGTTGCAGCCCTTTACGGTTTTGTCGTGAAGGATCGGTTCTTTTACTACCAGGCCGGGTTTGATCCCGCCTGGAAAGATAAAAGTGTCGGGATGGTTTTGATGGCGAAATGTATTCAATATGCGATCGCGCAGCGATGGAGCGAGTTCGACTTCTTGAGGGGACCGGAGGCGTATAAAACCCACTGGACGTCCGACGAGCGGAGAACGGTTCACCTCCTCCTCACCCCCCCTCAATGGAAGGCTGGCTGTTATCTCACCCTGCGTGCATCGGAGAGAGCGGCGAGACGTTGGGCCGGAAGGCTCCTCCCCGAGGGGTGGATCGAGCGAATGAGACAGGCGAGGCGGAAGAGATCGGTCGCTGAAGAACAATCATACGAAACGGGTAAATCGAAACGATGATTTCAAAATCTGAAAGTAATATGGAGGTTCCTCACTTCTCCCCGCATTCTTTACGAACTCCCCGGCCGGTGATTCCCGAGACCCGTTTGCCGTCGCTTCCCCCTTTTCGACGATGGATGAAGTCGGCCTTGGCGGGAGGGGCCTACTACAGCGGCCTGCTCGATCTCTATGTCCAGTTCCGAGATCGCTGCCCTGCCCAGAACCGCCTCTTCATGGTCGGCTATCATGCCGTCGTGGAGTCGGCTGAGGAGGCCGCCGAAGCGGGGATGATGCCGCAGCAGCTGATGTCGCGTGCCCTTTTTGAGAAAGAGATCGATCAGATCGGCTCGCACTTCGATTTCCTCTCGATTGACCAGGCGGTCGAATTTGTCGAAGGGAAACGGCAGCTCAAGCGCGACAGTGTGGTGGTGACTTTTGACGACGGTTATAAAGGGATTTACGATCATGCCTATCCGATTTTAAAGCGGAAGGGGGTCCCGGCGATCTTCTATCTCTGCACCGATTATGTCGGCACCTCTCGGCACTTCGACCACGATCGGCTCTTCTTTCTGATCCACAAGGCGATGCAGGAATCGCTTCCGATCGAAGCGGTGCTGCGACAGCGAATCACGATGAATCCGACCGTCCCGATCCGTGGGACCTCTCCGCTGGAGATTACCCGCGAGGTCTTGGAGCATTATTGGAAAGAAGAGCTGACCGCCCTGGTGGCGCTCTTGCAGGAAAAGCTTTGTCTGGGTGAAGAGGGGTTTCCCGCCGATGCCATGATGGTCTCGTGGGAAGAGGTCGATGCGATGGCGCGGGAGGGGATGCATTTCGGCTCTCACACGGCGAGCCATTGTTTGCTGACCGAGGTCGAGCCGACGGCGGCCCTGGAGGAGCTGCGGCGCTCCAAGGAGACGCTCGAGACACGGCTTGGCATCAAGACCGTCCATCTCGCCTATCCGGATGGGCGGGTCAATGCATCGGTCGCGGAAGCGGCGCAGGCCTGCGGGTACCGCTCCGCTTGCACCACCGCGCATCGGGTCAACAAGATCGGCCTCAGTCCCTATCTGCTCGGCCGAGAGCTCCTCTGGGAGAACAGCGCTTGGGGCTGGTCATCCAAATGTTCCAAGGCGATGATCGTCTCCCAGATCAAAGGGCTTTTTAAAATCGGTCAAGACAAAAAATACCCGATCTCAAATTATTTTTGAGGAGACCCCAGCAAGAATGATCCGACTCATTTGTGTGGTCGGCGCCAGGCCCAATTTCGTGAAGATGGCGCCGCTGGTTCAACAGATCAAGGAAGGATGGGGCGATCTCTTCGAGACCACCCTCGTCCATACCGGCCAGCATTACGATCAAACGCTCTCGAAAGTCTTCTTCGACGCGCTTCGCCTTCCGATCCCCGATGTGAATCTGGGGGTCGGCTCAGGGAGCGCGGCCCGGCAGATTGCGGAGATTATGCAGCGATTCGAAGAGGTGATCCTCTGGAAGAAGCCCGATCAGGTCCTCGTCGTCGGCGACGTCAACTCGACGCTCGCCACCGCGCTGGCCGCCGAGAAGGTCGGGGTTCCGGTCGCCCACGTCGAAGCCGGTCTGCGGAGCTTCGACCGGCGGATGCCGGAAGAGATGAATCGTATTTTAACCGATCAGCTCTCCGAGCTGCTCTTTGCCACCGAGGAGAGCGCGGTTCAAAATCTGCTCAATGAGGGGATCGGAAAGGAGCGGATCTTCTGGGTCGGGAATGTGATGATCGACGCATTGATCAGCCATGCGCAGGAGGCGGAGCGATCGACCATCCTTCGCCAGCTGAACCTGGCCCCCCAGGGGTATGCCCTGCTCACACTCCACCGTCCGTCGAACGTCGATACGCAGGAGGGGATGCACCGGATCTTCGCCCTCCTCTCCGAGGTGGAGAAGCGAATCCGGGTGGTCTTCCCGGTCCATCCCCGGACGCTCGGTCGAATGGAAGAGTTCGACCTGATGACCTCCTTTCGCGCGATGAAGAACGTGACCTTCTGCGAGCCGGCCGGCTATCTCGATTTCCTCCGGCTGATGCGGGATGCCAAAATGGTCTTGACCGATTCCGGGGGAGTTCAGGAGGAGACGACGGCCTTGGCCATTCCCTGTCTGACCCTTCGGGAGAACACTGAACGGCCGGTGACGATCACCCAAGGGACCAATCTGCTGACCGGAACCGATCCGCAGCGGGTTCTGTCGGCGGTGATCGATATCATTGAAGGACGCGGAAAACGAGGGAAGGTGCCGGCGTTGTGGGATGGCCAGGCAGCCCTCCGGATCGTTCAGGTTTTGCAGGGACACGCGGGGCAAGGGCGACGTCATCCGACGGCGCTTCCCCTCTCGGCCCCCGCCCCTTTTAATTAGGTTTAGCAATTTAGATTCAGGCTGAGGTTTTAGGAGAAATAATGGCGCAAATCGGTCGATACAGGACCCCTCTCTCGGGCATCCCTGCCGAGGCAGGCGGGGAGCCGCTCGCTTTTAAGAGCCCGCTCTCTTTTTCAGCGGCCGCTTCGAAGCCGCTGCGCGAGCGTCCCGAGGCGGGACGTCCGTCGGTCCAGGAGCGGATTGCATACGGTGCGCTCCTCCTCTTTGTCTCCTTGATTTATATCTCTCCGGGGATGCTCTATCACCCGTTGGAAGATTGGCCGATCGCCAAGGGACTGGCGGTGATCTCGTTTCTTTTCCTCTTCTCTGCAATGCGGGCGAAAGGGACCCCTTGGCGGCTGACCGATCCCCCCTCGCTCTTCCTGATCGCCTTTGCGGTATGTAATGGTCTGTCCATCATCACGGCCCTCTGGCGGGAGTATGCCCTCAACGCGTTTCTCGATTTTTTGAAGGTGGTGCTGGTCTACTTTTTAATTCTCCATCTGTTGAATCGAAACGAGCGAATCCGGCCGCTTTTCTGGGTGATCACCTGGGCGGCGATGGTGCCGGCGGTCGGCGCATTGGTCCGCTTTTTCCTCAAGATCGATCTGGTGGAGGGGTATCGCGCCGCCTGGATCGGCATCTACGCCGACCCGAATGACCTTGCCTACAATCTGGTTATTTTGATCCCGGTCGTCCTCGCCCTCCTGGAGATGGAGCAATCGTTCTTCAAGCGGCTGCTCCTTCTGGTGCCGCTCTGCATCTTTTTGGTAACGATTTATCTGACCTTCTCGCGGGGAGGGCTGGTTGGGCTGATGGTCGTCTTCTTCTTCCAGTTCCTTCGCTCCCGAAACCGGCTCTTTAATTTCGCATTGGCGGCGGCGCTCGGCGCCGTCCTCCTTCCGCTCGCGCCGGCGCGTTATTGGGAGCGGGCCGAGACCATCTTGAATTTTCGTCAAGACGAATCGGCGATGGGGCGGGTCTATGCCTGGAAGGCGGGGTTCGCGATGGTGCAAGATCGTCCGCTGCTGGGGGTGGGGGTCGGCTGTTTTGTCCTCGGCTGGCCGATCTATGCTCCGGGAGATGCAGGAACGAAGTGGCGGGCGGCGCATAATACATTTGTCAATGTGATGGGCGAGACCGGCCTTCCCGGATTGGTCAGCTTTCTCGGTTTGATGGGGAGCGCGCTCTGGAGGATTCGAAGACCCTCCCGGAGCGCTCCGCGGGTCCGGCGCCCCTTGATGGGTCCGATGATCGGTCCGACGTCTGCGGTCGGGCGGCCCCCACGGCTGGAAGCAATTCAGGAAGACGAGACGGATCGCCGGGCGGCCCTCTATGCTCGGGCGGCGGAGATCGCCCTCTGGGGATTTTTGGCCTGTAGCCTCACCCTCGGGGTGTCGCGGACCTGGCCTCCTTATATTTTTGCGGGACTTGCGGTGGTGTTGCAACGGAAAAAGGTGGAAAGAGAATGAGTGTGCAGTCGATATCCGAACAGAAGCGGATTGAGTCGAACGGACAGGCGCCGCTTCCCACGACAGAGAATGGGGTTTCACAAGCAAAGGGAGAGAAGAGCGCCTCCATCAGCAAGCAAGCATTGACGCTGATCTTCGGACGGGGACTCTCCTCCGCCTTTACTTTTTTGATTCCGATCATCCTGGCCCGATATTTAAATCCAACCGAATATGGAACTTATAAGCAGATCTTTCTCGTCTATTCGAGCCTCTTTATGATCCTGCCGTTCGGCATTATTCAGAGCCTCTACTATTTTATTCCCAAAGAGCCGGAGCGGATGAAGACCTATCTGATCCAGGCCTTTCTCTTTCTCCAGTTCTCCGGCCTGGTGGCGCTCCTCTTCGTTGCTTTTTTCGGAAAGACGATCGCCGGCTATTTCAACAATCCGGAACTCGCCCCCTATCTCTTTCAAATGGGCATTTTCATTTTTTTGATGCTCTCCTCGGCCTATTTTGAAGCGCTGCTGATCTCTTCGCAGAAGATCGTTCAGGCGTCGGCGCTCGGTTTTCTCTCCGAAGCGGCCAAGACCGCCTGCATGCTGCTGCCGCTGATCTGGAGCCACCGCCTCACCGATTTGATGTGGGGAATGAATGCCTTTGCCTTTGTCCGCTTCTGTGGGGTGTTGGTTTATGTGATCCGAGGTTATTCACTCCGGTGGCGCGATGTTCACTGGTCGACCCTGCGGAAGCAGCTCGCCTACTCGGTCCCGTTCGGGTTTGCCGTCATTCTCCAAGCGACGCAGGACAAATTTCATCAGTATGTCGTCGCCTATTCCTACAGCGCCGCGGTTTTCGCCGTCTACTCGGTGGGGATGTTCCAGCTTCCCTTGGTGGAGCTGATCTATACGCCGATGTCTCAGCTGATGATCGTCCGGATGTCGTCCCTTCGGCAGCGGGCGACGCGGGAGGAGATCATCTCGCTTTGGTTCGATATAACCAAGAAGCTGGCGATGGTTTTCTTCCCGGCGTTTGTCTTCCTTCAGGTGGTTGCACACGACTTAATCGTCCTCCTCTTCACGCCGACCTATCTCTCGAGCGTTCCTCTCTTCCGGATCGCGCTCTTCTCGTTATTAACGGCGATCTTCCTGACCGAAGGGGTGCTGCGCGCCTATGCCGATACCACTTTTATTTTGAAGATCACCTTCATGAAGCTCGTTTTGACCCTCTTGTTCATCTTCCCCCTCCTCTCCTGGTTCGGCCTCTCCGGCGGGGTGCTCACGCTGACGTTGGTCCTGGTGATTGCGAAGGTAACGATGCTCTGGAAGGTCGCTCGCCTCATCCCGCTCTCCCTGTCGGCGCTGCTCCCTTGGCGGGATCTGTTGAGCATCGGCATCTTCTCGGTCTTCTGCGCGGTCCCGGTCTTCTTCATGGGGCGGATCGGAACGGCTTCTCCCGCCTGGATGGTGTTGCTCTCGGCGACGGTTTATACGGTTTTTTATTTGGTTTTTTTGTTCGGTTCACATCTGATCACTTTCGACGAGAAACGGGAGATCGCCCGAATGGTCCGGCGGGTTGGCGCCCTGCTCCCGGCGTTGTCGAAATCGTAAGCAAGGAGTTACACATGAGCAGACCTACTGTCTTGCATTTGGTTGATTGTCTTAATATCGGGGGGGGGGAGATGCAGATGGTCGATCTGCTCCGGCGGATCGACCGGGAGCGATTCCGTCCGCTGGTCGGCTGTCTGGCTCGGAAAGGGCCGCTGCTACCGGTCCTCGAAGCGACCGGCATCCCGGTGGTCGAATTTCCGATCCGGGGAAAGATTTACTATCCCCGTTCGCTTCGCGCGGTTCTTCAGATGGCCCGATTCATGCGCCGGGAGGAGGTCCAGATTGTCCATACCCAAGACCTCTACTCCCATATCGTCGGGGTGCCGGCCGCGTTGATCGCGCAGGTGCCGGTCATCGTGACGAACCGGCTCGACCTGGGGCATACGATGAAAGGGTGGCACCGCTGGGCGCTGAAGGGCTTCTCCTTTGTATTAACCCGTGCGATGGCCAATTCGGAAGGGGTCCGCAGAATGTTGATCGAGAAGGAGAAGCTCAACCCGAAAAAGATCGAGCTGATCTATAACGGCGTCGATCTCGACCGATTCGGCGCCGCAATTCAAGAGGTCTCTTTGCCGCTCGATTCGGAAGACCGCCCGATCGGAATCGTCGCCAATCTCAACCCCGTCAAGGGCCATGAAACCCTGTTGCAGGCGGCGGTGCGGGTGGCTGCGGTTTATCCGGCGGTGAAATTCTTTCTGATCGGAACCGGGATGCTTCGGCCGACGCTCGAGGCGCGCGTGCGCGAACTGGGGATCGAGAAGCAGATCGTGTTTCTCGGATCCCGGCGCGATGTTCCGCAGATCCTGTCCCGGATGGAGATCTCGGTGCTCCCTTCTTTGGCGGAGGGGTTCTCAAATGCCATTCTCGAATCGATGGCGGCCGGCCTGCCGGTGGTGGCGACCGATGTCGGAGGAAATCGCGAGGCGATCATCGAGGGGGAGACCGGCTATCTGGTGCCGTCCGGCCACCCCGATTCCCTTGCAAACCGGATCTTATGCCTGCTCGGAGACCGGGCGTTGGCGCGACAGATGGGAGAGGCCGGCAGAAAAAGAATTGAAACCTGCTTCTCCTTGGAGCGGATGGTCAAGGAGACGGAGCAATTTTATGACCGCCTGCTCCAAGAGCGGGTGCCGGGAGCCCATTGGTCGGGTAAGCGAGAAGAAGAGATGAATGTCTCGGAGGTCAAGCTGTCATCATGATGAAGATCTTGTTGATCGGCGATTACCCT
Coding sequences:
- a CDS encoding GNAT family N-acetyltransferase; the encoded protein is MDYQVEEISDFDRFTTLEKEWNALLAAAPINAPFLRHEWFRIWWKAFGEGKRRMAILTVRAQGGALVAIAPLMEERGFRVGIPCRIWTSLCNDHSCRFDFILADLSEEARAGIFKALTDYLSARRPRIHFLELQDLPADSPTLTHLTAASGRGGRRLGMRPSLETPILPMQGKWSSYFESVSGNLRRNLRRRRRQLEEQGKVALVCVTGDSRDGGTAGLIPHLEEGFRIEAMAWKGAAGTAIDGNGGWSEFYSEWAHTAAERGWLRLYFLKLDDRPIAFYYTLVYDQKLYYLKLGYDPAYARYSPGILLHQEILSAAFQEGLTELDFLGPRMAWKEDWTAQLRPHLWLYLFEGGMIPRAIYLIKFKLFPYLREISWLTRLQRRLLRKDAFGVSAKPATEPLPEAPFERTAEAVGKEAA
- a CDS encoding glycosyltransferase family 2 protein — translated: MKRKQVRKESMLPSVSVILAVYNEEKLIEQKLRNLFELEYPSSLLQIIVSSDGSEDQTEAKVACWQEAHQDGPVLMLLTAPAHVGKAAALNRAVAHAWGEVVVFIDARQILDRNAILHLVSNFADERVGAVSGELILMDRPGGKGVVSVGLYWRYEKWLRKMESDVDSMLGATGAIYALRRSLYDPIPTETILDDVLIPMQAVFRGYRVVFEPKALAYDFVPRRAESEFLRKVRTLAGNYQLLWEVGALWSLKKNRLFFQFFSHKVARLLVPFMLILLLLSNLFLTQGIYFIFLLLQLVWYSLALLGGMSYAKVDPKTS
- a CDS encoding GNAT family N-acetyltransferase, translating into MISRRMESLVLPDEKERVAESGLERDLTVEQIWSDQELFVSRAAWESLFNEAAVQNPFLSWGWISAWWCHFGAGKQLAVLFIRRRGELIGIAPFYQSDVRSLGMTFRALSLLGDQGVGSDYLDFLSRKGCEREVAEAVIGYLSKGAHGWDIITLRHLAHDSMHLPVLLGVSQRGWQVRQEEGEVCPYLTLPPTWDDYLNRLSSSMRYTIRRKLRALEREHRVEWVVLDQPESGRVGMERLIALHQKRWSEQGGSDAFVSEVKTPFHRETADYFFQKRIARLFSLQVDGETVAALYGFVVKDRFFYYQAGFDPAWKDKSVGMVLMAKCIQYAIAQRWSEFDFLRGPEAYKTHWTSDERRTVHLLLTPPQWKAGCYLTLRASERAARRWAGRLLPEGWIERMRQARRKRSVAEEQSYETGKSKR
- a CDS encoding polysaccharide deacetylase family protein — encoded protein: MIPETRLPSLPPFRRWMKSALAGGAYYSGLLDLYVQFRDRCPAQNRLFMVGYHAVVESAEEAAEAGMMPQQLMSRALFEKEIDQIGSHFDFLSIDQAVEFVEGKRQLKRDSVVVTFDDGYKGIYDHAYPILKRKGVPAIFYLCTDYVGTSRHFDHDRLFFLIHKAMQESLPIEAVLRQRITMNPTVPIRGTSPLEITREVLEHYWKEELTALVALLQEKLCLGEEGFPADAMMVSWEEVDAMAREGMHFGSHTASHCLLTEVEPTAALEELRRSKETLETRLGIKTVHLAYPDGRVNASVAEAAQACGYRSACTTAHRVNKIGLSPYLLGRELLWENSAWGWSSKCSKAMIVSQIKGLFKIGQDKKYPISNYF
- a CDS encoding TIGR03013 family PEP-CTERM/XrtA system glycosyltransferase is translated as MIKVFNRSLPTRSILFCGMESFLIWLSVTLSLILAPLSGRPPGADGWWSAIHGLVITGIFHLVLYYADLYDFTIFPPDHRHLIRLVRVGGIGLLVFAGISVLLPASAFPAGLRLAVIMGLLSIFLWRAIYSRLLDGVEERILILGTQDVARRVAQEMLKRKGLGFKVVGFLDEDARRLGESLVNPRIIGTYDNLPTIVARERIDRVIIAASERRGRLPIPALLGARAQGVEFMEGTRFYEQVSGKVFLEDIKPSGFIYADGFNRSGFAKWSKRVTGILSSTVILIVTFPVMVLLGIAIKLDSPGPIFFRQERVGEEGRPFMLFKFRSMRHDAEKLTGPVWAEKDDPRVTRIGKVLRTLRLDELPQIINVLKGEMSFVGPRPERPYFVAQLSEQIPFYALRFAVKPGVTGWAQIRYPYGASVEDAREKLRYDLFYIKNMSFFFDLWIIFQTIKIVLFGRGAR
- a CDS encoding aminotransferase class V-fold PLP-dependent enzyme, whose amino-acid sequence is MNTVAAINGNRRPKPYFIPVLPAFSPTSLARRGGPLPFPFNHRGYYDYYYGRNAVWHGMKYLGLPAESRVLIPAYHHGVEVEAVLQAGLRVDFYRVDLQLQIDLEDLEKKITPDTRVIYLIYYLGFPQPVDALLRLCTKYRLLLVEDCALSLFSEINGRPVGSFGDIGIFSFHKSLPLPNGGGLVVNRTDRPLPPPRVGPPLVSTLSHLTGGLLNRFKMSHPATGALLHNYSREVVATLLKVGKVDRTSVANMEFNLGKVDWGMSAVSKRILRSVNAAGVVSRRRENFNYLLERLDLKDRLVFTSLPPGVCPLFFPIWVDDKERASNALFARGIESVDFWAIPHPAVPQGVYAEVDSLRAHLLELPIHQTLDREHLDYMVEVVREMLR